The DNA segment ACTCTCGCCCTCGGATCCTTTTGTGCAATTCCTCGCCTCCTTCGCCGGGCAGCCAGCGCCGGCGGTTCCGACCTTGGGTATCCTCGCGGGTAACCCAAACAGCGCGGGGCAACGTTTCCTGCTGCTTGTGTTCAATGCCAGCCAAAGGCCGGTCGCCGTGGTAAAGGCGGGCCTGAGCCAGCACGCGAAGGCCCTGGTCGAACAGGAAGCTTCTTTCCTCGACGCGGTTCCTCCAAACACCGCCGGGGTTCCCCGGCTCCGCTCCCGGTTTGAGTCCTCGCGACTCCGGGCGCTGGCGTTGGACTTCTTCCCGGGCCATTCACCACGCCCGCGGCAGGACGCCGCCCTGCCGGCTTTGCTCACCTCATGGATGCACCCAGGTCGAGACATCCCGGTGACCAGTGCCCCGGAATGGGAGCGGCTGGACCAAGCTGCGCCTGCAGCCCGCTTGCTCGCGCCTTTGACCAAACGACTGTGCGGGCGGAAGGTGCATCCGGCCATTTGTCACGGGGACCTTGCGCCGTGGAATATCAAGGTCTCGCCCACCGGTGTCTGGACAGCGCTCGACTGGGAACGCGGCAGATTGGCCGGCATTCCCGCTTGGGACTGGTTCCATTATGTAATCCAAAACAGCATC comes from the Candidatus Paceibacterota bacterium genome and includes:
- a CDS encoding phosphotransferase yields the protein MPHSSWEDLFAAPENQGRAVQIELRLLRKGGQPFLVLPSPSRAAAATMDLYPAQTPRARAARAALRCLLTASVPFGIQKTSLTLSPSDPFVQFLASFAGQPAPAVPTLGILAGNPNSAGQRFLLLVFNASQRPVAVVKAGLSQHAKALVEQEASFLDAVPPNTAGVPRLRSRFESSRLRALALDFFPGHSPRPRQDAALPALLTSWMHPGRDIPVTSAPEWERLDQAAPAARLLAPLTKRLCGRKVHPAICHGDLAPWNIKVSPTGVWTALDWERGRLAGIPAWDWFHYVIQNSILVAHLSAPALVQRIEKLLGTDVFRHYAAQSGIIGCERELVLAYLLHTIEVIRPSEGLAAARELLRALSARWSIS